One Ostrinia nubilalis chromosome 6, ilOstNubi1.1, whole genome shotgun sequence genomic region harbors:
- the LOC135072377 gene encoding etoposide-induced protein 2.4 homolog: MESITNFSVSLIKGFIDSLRGVTVLLYLDKEINERALRSSPHIDADTKKQKQTKVKQESKVLTRVLQSCILNGFIFLLSILVFEYALLPAVKYLVTVVFGHDPGVAHNVWGWMQPFLLMTFRMIWVLPLFLLSKLVNSLWFQDIADSAYRHRRGRPQFMSSVSKIIADSLFSLLVQALFLVQSMLVSMLPITYVGELLCLVHMCLLYSLYSFEYKWFNMGWELHKRLTFIETNWPYFLGFGLPLAVLTQIPQSYIISGCVFSIFFPVFILSGNEATPVTGSEYPLRLFSPVVAISNGMFRFARHGAEAVGQRAR, from the exons ATGGAAAGCATAACT AATTTTTCTGTGTCTCTTATCAAGGGGTTCATAGACAGTTTGCGAGGAGTTACTGTTCTTCTGTATTTAGACAAGGAAATCAACGAGCGGGCTTTGAGGAGCTCGCCTCACATTGACGCAGACACAAAGAAACAGAAGCAAACAAAAGTGAAACA GGAATCAAAAGTACTTACAAGGGTGTTGCAATCATGCATCCTCAACGGTTTTATATTTTTGCTCAGCATACTAGTGTTTGAGTACGCTCTATTGCCAGCGGTGAAGTACTTAGTGACGGTTGTCTTTGGGCACGATCCGGGGGTGGCGCACAATGTCTGGGGATGGATGCAACCGTTCCTGTTGATGACATTTAGGATGATTTGGGTGCTGCCACTGTTTTTGCTAAGCAAGCTTGTGAACAGTCTGTGGTTCCAA gaTATTGCCGATTCAGCGTACCGCCACCGGCGCGGGCGGCCGCAGTTCATGTCCAGCGTCAGCAAGATAATCGCCGACTCTCTCTTCAGTTTGCTAGTGCAAGCTTTATTTTTAGTGCag AGCATGCTAGTCAGTATGTTGCCAATAACATACGTGGGCGAGCTGCTATGCTTAGTACACATGTGCCTGCTGTACTCGCTGTACTCGTTCGAGTACAAGTGGTTCAACATGGGTTGGGAGCTCCACAAGCGGCTGACCTTCATCGAGACCAACTGGCCGTACTTTTTGGGCTTCGGCCTGCCGCTGGCTGTGCTCACGCAGATACCACAATCTTATATCATTAG TGGCTGTGTGTTCTCCATATTCTTCCCTGTATTTATATTAAGTGGCAACGAGGCTACCCCTGTAACTGGAAG cgAGTATCCCCTCCGACTATTCTCACCCGTGGTGGCGATATCCAACGGCATGTTCCGTTTCGCGCGGCACGGCGCCGAGGCCGTCGGCCAGCGGGCCCGGTGA